A region from the Strix uralensis isolate ZFMK-TIS-50842 chromosome 24, bStrUra1, whole genome shotgun sequence genome encodes:
- the CSRP1 gene encoding cysteine and glycine-rich protein 1: MPNWGGGKKCGVCQKAVYFAEEVQCEGSSFHKSCFLCMVCKKNLDSTTVAVHGEEIYCKSCYGKKYGPKGYGYGQGAGTLSTDKGESLGIKYEEGQPHRPTNPNASRMAQKVGGADGCPRCGQAVYAAEKVIGAGKSWHKSCFRCAKCGKSLESTTLADKDGEIYCKGCYAKNFGPKGFGFGQGAGALVHSQ, from the exons ATGCCAaactggggaggaggaaagaagtgtGGCGTCTGCCAGAAGGCAGTGTACTTTGCTGAGGAGGTGCAATGTGAAGGCAGCAGCTTCCACAAGTCCTGCTTCTTGTGCA TGGTCTGTAAGAAGAACCTGGACAGCACCACCGTTGCTGTGCATGGAGAGGAGATCTACTGCAAGTCCTGCTACGGCAAGAAGTACGGTCCCAAGGGCTATGGATacgggcagggagcagggacCCTGAGCACTGACAAGGGAGAGTCTCTGGGCATCAAATATGAAGA GGGCCAGCCCCACCGACCCACCAACCCTAATGCTTCCAGAATGGCCCAGAAAGTCGGAGGTGCTGATGGGTGCCCTCGCTGTGGTCAGGCAGTGTATGCAGCCGAGAAGGTGATTGGAGCTGGAAAG TCCTGGCACAAGTCCTGCTTCCGCTGCGCCAAGTGTGGCAAAAGCCTGGAGTCCACCACCCTGGCAGACAAAGACGGGGAGATCTACTGCAAAG GTTGCTACGCCAAGAACTTCGGTCCCAAGGGCTTTGGCTTTGGGCAAGGTGCCGGGGCGCTCGTCCACTCGCAGTGA